Part of the Prosthecobacter vanneervenii genome is shown below.
GCTCTGGCCGCTGTTCTTTTCAAAGACCATCACCCGCACGCGCGGGCCGGGCTGCACACGCGCCAGGGTCTGATCTTTGGAGCCGTCGTCCACCAGCACCAGCTCGTAGTCCAGGCCGCGCAGCGCGGTGTCGATCTGCTGCTGCATCTCCACGACATTGTCCTCCTCATTATAAAGAGGCACGACGACGGAAACGGCGGGAGACGAGGGCATGGCGAAGGGTGAAAAAGGGCATCAAGAGTCGGGCGTACGCCCCCCGTGGCAAGCGAAGATTTTGAGCCAGCGGACCTCATTCCCCGCATGCATGACCCGCGCCACTGTGAGCAGCTCGGTGCTTTGGAAGCGCCGCCGCACCCAGATGGGCGGCCTGCTGGCATCCCTGTCTTCCGCGACAAACAGCGCACTGCGCCCCGCAAAAGCACCCCAATCTGCCTCAGAAGACTGCACTGGCTCAGCACGCCCCAGGTAAAAATCCAGCTCTGCCGCGAGCACCTGGTCATCCGCCACCACAAAATATCCGCCTCCCGACTGCTCAAGCACCGAGGCGACGACTCGTGCACTCTCCCGCCAGCCGTGCATGACCCGGGCCGGATCGGCCAGGATGGCACGCGTATAGTCTGTGGCAGCACCTGTGCCGGATGAAAAAGGCCACCGCAGCCCCAGCGTGCGCGGCAGGTCCGTCTGCAGGAGGAAAGCGCTCTGCAGCGCGGCCAGCACGAGTGCCACCGTGCGCAGGCTGATCTTTTGCTCGATCACCGCTGCGCGCGCCACAGTGCCGCGATGCGCCAGCAGCACCGCGCCAAAGAGCATCCACACCGCACCGCTGGTCCCAGGCCAGCTCTCGTGCGGCCCATAGAAAAAGTCTATACCTGCCAGCGGCAGCAGCAGGGCCAGGGGCAGCCCGCGAGCGGTCTGCAGCATGCCGCCCGCCAGCCCCGCACGCACGCTCAGTACCAGAAAGATGAGCAGCATGGGCGAGGCCAGCACAATCCAGCGCATGAGACTGGGCACCATCCGCCACTCCGGCAGCCAGCGCCATGCCATGAAGGCAGGCCCACCGCTCGCAGCCTGCGAGATCAGCCAGAGCACCAGCACCGCCGCCCAACCGCCCGCGATCCAGCGAAATCCCGTTGCGCGCAGTTGGTGCCGTGCCTGCATCGGAAACGCCAGCGCAAGAGCCACCGCCACCATGACCGCCAGAGCAGGCGGCTGCGCCAGCGCCACCCCCACCACACATGCCGCAGCCGCTTTCCAGTGCCGCTGCCGGGGATCCTCCTCCCGCAACGCCCGGCGCATCAGCAGCACCGCCTCAGGCAGAAGCACACACACCAGCAGCGCCGGAGTCAGCGTGACGGCAGCGAGATTGAAGACCGGCAGCACATTCAAAATCACCACCACCCAGCCCGCGATGTGCTCATCATGCAGCTCCCGCGCCAGCCGCCACACCAGCAGAGACGCCGCCAGCGCCAGCAGCGGTGCAAAAAGCCGCACCCCAGCCTCGCTGGCTCCGCCGCAGAGCATCCCCAGCCTGGCCAGCA
Proteins encoded:
- a CDS encoding glycosyltransferase family 39 protein translates to MRPTIMPRQRFLLAALGLLTLWRWALLPTLELAPDEALAVFQAKHGPWSGFFGHGPLVPLLARLGMLCGGASEAGVRLFAPLLALAASLLVWRLARELHDEHIAGWVVVILNVLPVFNLAAVTLTPALLVCVLLPEAVLLMRRALREEDPRQRHWKAAAACVVGVALAQPPALAVMVAVALALAFPMQARHQLRATGFRWIAGGWAAVLVLWLISQAASGGPAFMAWRWLPEWRMVPSLMRWIVLASPMLLIFLVLSVRAGLAGGMLQTARGLPLALLLPLAGIDFFYGPHESWPGTSGAVWMLFGAVLLAHRGTVARAAVIEQKISLRTVALVLAALQSAFLLQTDLPRTLGLRWPFSSGTGAATDYTRAILADPARVMHGWRESARVVASVLEQSGGGYFVVADDQVLAAELDFYLGRAEPVQSSEADWGAFAGRSALFVAEDRDASRPPIWVRRRFQSTELLTVARVMHAGNEVRWLKIFACHGGRTPDS